Proteins encoded together in one Eublepharis macularius isolate TG4126 chromosome 2, MPM_Emac_v1.0, whole genome shotgun sequence window:
- the LOC129324101 gene encoding uncharacterized protein LOC129324101, with protein MRLPAAFMEAQYTALQSEIQFFKEHMRSCRQAFDIHTLYNVLLLLSKDDSRRDIQSLEQLEKLVESREWDGQEVVKITAGNKKCDIPSYISWFVSYVHYLGSLKEAFDTKVVFPLCEELYVNDDPLPLGMLPSGGRKGHATASVAHTAKQLFAMRRKWALLLKGGMIDGQVFSSQSLLDLQGFANFHSFVKIIRLVPDLFHKSLASADLAQQWVELHASKHSSQQASSDPNSIQTRSDTGMDVGSLEHPPGLSQYPQDYEGGWPQSKASNSHYRDTCTRAAIQERNKLNEVHGDLMFLLQREERSWTLEAEVRKLQRSCQELASLMKRREEAPKDLPQRANGLDPDSSHSSGSLDTLSSGP; from the exons ATGCG GCTGCCTGCAGCATTCATGGAAGCCCAGTATACAGCACTGCAAAGTGAGATCCAGTTCTTTAAGGAGCACATGAGAAGTTGCCGGCAGGCCTTTGATATTCATACTCTTTAcaatgtgctgctgctgctttctaaAGATGATAGCAGAAGAGACATTCAGAGCCTTGAGCAGCTGGAAAAGCTTGTTGAGTCCAGGGAATGGGATGGACAGGAGGTAGTGAAAATTACAGCGGGCAACAAAAAGTGTGACATTCCAAGCTACATCTCCTGGTTTGTCTCTTATGTGCACTACCTAGGCTCTTTAAAAGAGGCATTTGACACCAAGGTTGTGTTTCCTTTATGTGAGGAACTGTATGTTAATGATGACCCACTTCCACTTGGCATGTTACCGTCTGGAGGTAGGAAAGGACATGCCACTGCCTCCGTTGCACATACAGCCAAGCAGCTGTTTGCTATGAGGAGGAAATGGGCCTTGCTTCTGAAAGGGGGCATGATTGATGGCCAAGTCTTCAGCTCTCAAAGCTTGCTTGATCTGCAGGGCTTTGCCAACTTCCATTCCTTCGTAAAGATTATAAGGCTAGTCCCTGACCTCTTTCACAAGAGCTTGGCTTCAGCAGACCTTGCCCAGCAGTGGGTGGAACTCCATGCAAGCAAACACAGCTCCCAACAAGCAAGCTCAGATCCAAACTCAATCCAGACACGCTCTGACACAGGAATGGATGTAGGCAGCTTGGAACATCCGCCTGGATTATCCCAGTACCCACAGGACTATGAGGGAGGTTGGCCACAATCCAAAGCTAGCAACTCCCATTATAGGGACACCTGTACCAGAGCCGCCATTCAGGAAAGGAATAAGCTGAATGAAGTCCATGGAGATCTCATGTTCCTACTCCAGAGGGAGGAACGTTCTTGGACACTGGAGGCAGAGGTCAGGAAG TTGCAGAGAAGCTGCCAGGAGCTTGCAAGCCTAATGAAGAGAAGGGAAGAAGCTCCCAAGGATCTGCCTCAGAGAGCAAATGGACTAGACCCCGACTCCTCACACAGTTCGGGGAGTCTGGACACATTGAGTTCTGGTCCTTGA